The Allochromatium tepidum genome has a window encoding:
- the tumE gene encoding toxin TumE, with the protein MLTRYLQEVEASLEQAQGVVIEAYVEELLTPTRANLRIRLRFDNGRLLEINEALVVERGALQHLDYRYHCQDRDNRLVFRYDSAPHFPDLPGFPFHKHLPDDTLPAERPTIATVLAEAAETKDDVGC; encoded by the coding sequence GTGCTCACGCGCTATCTTCAGGAGGTCGAAGCCTCGCTTGAGCAAGCACAGGGCGTGGTGATCGAGGCCTATGTCGAAGAACTCTTGACCCCGACCCGCGCGAATCTGCGTATCCGTTTACGCTTCGACAACGGTCGTTTGTTGGAAATCAACGAGGCTCTTGTTGTAGAGCGGGGAGCCTTGCAGCACTTGGACTATCGGTATCACTGCCAGGACCGCGACAACCGCCTCGTGTTTCGTTACGACAGCGCACCGCATTTTCCGGATCTACCCGGTTTCCCTTTCCACAAGCATCTCCCGGATGACACCCTACCGGCAGAGCGCCCGACCATCGCCACCGTGCTGGCGGAAGCCGCAGAGACAAAAGATGACGTCGGATGCTGA
- a CDS encoding argininosuccinate synthase, with translation MAQGAIKKVVLAYSGGLDTSVILKWLQEEYGCEVVTFTADIGQGEELEPARTKAQAAGVKEIYIDDLREEFVSDFVFPMFRANTIYEGEYLLGTSIARPLIAKRLIEIAAETGADAIAHGATGKGNDQVRFELTAYALNPEIKIIAPWREWDLLSREKLMAYAESRGIAVEMKRDGTKSPYSMDANLLHISYEGYDLEDPWVEPGSDMWRWSVAPEQAPDQPTTIELTFAHGDLVAIDGQTMSPAALLAELNRIGGANGIGRADLVENRYVGMKSRGCYETPGGTILLKAHRAIESLTLDREAAHLKDELMPRYASLVYNGYWFTPERKMMQAAIDETQKVVNGEVRLKLYKGNVMVVGRKSETDSLFDASIATFEEDAGAYDQGDATGFIRLNALRLRVAGRKRD, from the coding sequence ATGGCGCAAGGCGCAATCAAGAAAGTGGTCCTGGCCTATTCCGGCGGACTGGATACCTCGGTGATCCTGAAATGGCTGCAGGAAGAGTACGGCTGCGAGGTCGTGACCTTCACCGCCGACATCGGCCAGGGCGAGGAGCTGGAGCCGGCGCGCACCAAGGCCCAGGCGGCCGGTGTGAAAGAGATCTACATCGACGACCTGCGCGAGGAGTTCGTCAGCGATTTCGTGTTCCCGATGTTTCGCGCCAACACGATCTACGAGGGCGAATATCTGCTCGGCACCTCGATCGCCCGCCCGCTGATCGCCAAGCGTCTGATCGAGATCGCCGCCGAGACCGGAGCGGACGCCATCGCGCATGGCGCGACCGGCAAGGGCAACGATCAGGTGCGTTTCGAGCTGACGGCTTACGCGCTCAATCCCGAGATCAAGATCATCGCCCCCTGGCGCGAGTGGGATCTGCTCTCGCGCGAAAAGCTCATGGCCTATGCCGAGAGTCGCGGCATCGCGGTCGAGATGAAGCGTGACGGCACCAAGTCGCCGTATTCGATGGACGCCAACCTGCTGCATATCTCGTATGAAGGCTATGACCTGGAAGATCCCTGGGTCGAGCCGGGTTCGGACATGTGGCGCTGGTCGGTCGCGCCCGAGCAGGCGCCCGATCAGCCGACGACCATCGAGCTGACCTTTGCGCACGGCGATCTGGTCGCCATCGACGGACAGACCATGAGCCCGGCGGCGCTGCTGGCCGAACTCAACCGCATCGGCGGGGCCAACGGCATCGGTCGCGCCGATCTGGTCGAGAACCGCTATGTCGGCATGAAATCGCGCGGCTGCTACGAGACCCCCGGCGGCACCATCCTGCTCAAGGCCCATCGCGCCATCGAATCGCTCACACTCGACCGCGAGGCCGCGCATCTGAAAGACGAGCTGATGCCGCGCTATGCGAGTCTGGTCTACAACGGCTACTGGTTCACGCCCGAGCGCAAGATGATGCAGGCGGCCATTGACGAGACGCAGAAGGTCGTCAACGGCGAGGTGCGGCTCAAGCTCTACAAGGGCAACGTCATGGTCGTCGGCCGCAAGTCGGAGACCGACAGTCTGTTCGATGCCTCGATTGCGACCTTCGAAGAAGATGCCGGCGCCTATGATCAGGGGGATGCCACCGGCTTCATCCGTCTGAATGCGCTGCGGCTGCGCGTAGCTGGCCGCAAGCGGGATTGA
- a CDS encoding UDP-2,3-diacylglucosamine diphosphatase: MSDVKRLHPLKYRSIFISDVHLGFRGCQARFLLDFLQSTQCRQLYLVGDIIDLWAMKGGFHWPDAHNQVVRAVLEKARTGTEVIYIPGNHDAVFREHLDVRFGDVRVCDEVVHTTADGRRFLVLHGDKFDGVVQHSLWLARLGSHAYDRLLALNGFISRVRALFGLKYWSLAGYLKHRVKDAVSYIGNYEHAVASEARQRDLDGMICGHIHHAEMRRIADVTYCNCGDWVESCTALVEHHDGRLEVLRWTDAYPESLAAAPVPEPAIALARAS, from the coding sequence ATGTCTGACGTCAAGCGCCTGCATCCACTGAAATATCGCAGCATCTTCATCTCGGACGTGCATCTGGGCTTTCGCGGCTGTCAGGCGCGGTTTCTGCTGGACTTCCTGCAATCGACCCAGTGCCGGCAGCTCTATCTGGTCGGGGATATCATCGACCTCTGGGCCATGAAGGGCGGATTCCACTGGCCGGACGCGCACAATCAGGTGGTGCGCGCGGTGCTGGAGAAAGCCCGTACCGGCACCGAAGTCATCTATATCCCCGGCAACCACGACGCGGTCTTCCGCGAGCATCTCGACGTCCGGTTCGGCGACGTGCGGGTGTGCGACGAGGTGGTGCACACGACGGCCGACGGGCGCCGCTTCCTGGTGCTGCATGGCGACAAGTTCGATGGCGTCGTCCAGCACAGCCTGTGGCTGGCGCGGCTCGGCTCGCATGCCTATGACCGGCTGCTGGCGCTCAATGGCTTCATCAGCCGGGTGCGCGCGCTGTTCGGACTCAAGTACTGGTCGTTGGCCGGCTATCTCAAGCATCGGGTCAAGGACGCCGTCAGCTATATCGGCAACTACGAGCACGCCGTGGCCAGCGAAGCCCGTCAACGCGACCTGGACGGCATGATCTGCGGCCACATCCATCACGCCGAGATGCGCCGGATCGCCGACGTGACCTATTGCAACTGTGGCGACTGGGTCGAGAGCTGCACGGCGCTGGTCGAGCATCACGACGGACGGCTGGAAGTGCTGCGCTGGACCGACGCCTATCCCGAGTCGTTGGCCGCCGCGCCCGTTCCGGAACCGGCGATCGCCTTGGCGCGTGCAAGCTAG
- a CDS encoding HD-GYP domain-containing protein, whose protein sequence is MSTPDSDAAQAPPSPDPMDLWPALHRRLQKLGAGSTNGPDFQTQLSRLNTELTRALAERPDDSLFVLVQMLHDLRHGYSVSHALLAAVTCQLVGPLADIQGERLKALSAAALTMNIGMRELQDRLASQTQPLDFEQREAIERHPIEGANVLRRLGVTDETWLSLVEDHHETPDGRGYPNRKPVRDSLQHLLRMSDLFVARISPRRSRRALAPNVAVRNLYLEMRDHSGELGAIFTKQMGMYPPGTYVRLQSGETAVVVRRGARVNCPLTVAVADPIGMPLSPPQVRDTRLPGLGIKRYMDPEEIRVRVDLGRLLERL, encoded by the coding sequence ATGTCAACGCCAGACAGTGACGCCGCCCAAGCCCCCCCCAGCCCGGATCCGATGGATCTGTGGCCGGCGTTGCATCGACGACTCCAGAAACTCGGAGCCGGTTCCACCAACGGCCCGGATTTCCAGACGCAACTGTCCCGGCTCAACACTGAATTGACGCGAGCACTGGCGGAACGTCCGGACGACAGTCTGTTCGTCCTGGTGCAGATGCTCCACGATCTACGCCACGGCTACAGTGTTTCTCATGCGCTACTGGCGGCTGTGACCTGTCAGTTGGTAGGCCCGCTGGCCGACATCCAGGGCGAGCGGCTCAAGGCCCTGAGCGCGGCGGCGCTGACGATGAATATTGGGATGCGTGAGTTGCAGGATCGGCTCGCGTCTCAGACCCAGCCCCTGGATTTCGAACAACGCGAGGCGATCGAACGTCATCCGATCGAGGGTGCCAATGTGTTGCGTCGACTGGGCGTCACCGACGAGACCTGGCTGTCGTTGGTCGAGGACCATCATGAGACCCCGGATGGCCGGGGCTATCCGAACCGCAAGCCCGTGCGCGACTCGCTTCAGCATCTGCTGCGCATGAGCGATCTGTTCGTGGCCCGCATCAGCCCGCGTCGGAGCCGACGCGCTCTGGCGCCCAACGTGGCGGTGCGCAATCTCTATCTGGAGATGCGTGACCACTCCGGCGAGCTCGGCGCCATCTTCACCAAGCAGATGGGCATGTATCCGCCCGGAACCTATGTGCGGCTCCAGAGCGGCGAGACGGCGGTCGTGGTCCGGCGCGGGGCGCGCGTCAACTGCCCGCTGACGGTGGCGGTCGCCGATCCGATCGGCATGCCCCTGAGTCCGCCGCAGGTCCGCGACACCCGGTTGCCGGGACTCGGCATCAAGCGCTACATGGACCCGGAAGAGATCCGGGTGCGCGTCGATCTGGGGCGGCTGCTGGAGCGACTCTAG
- a CDS encoding BLUF domain-containing protein, with protein sequence MPLIHIIYMSTARHEYEPAELKAILDSSARYNARNGITGMLLYAEGCFIQVLEGEAEAVDETYARVARDARHFGLIELERSEIPARSFEQWSMGFKKVTEEDIRRHPNFAPFFEHGFDPATIGAQRGLAFDLLLLFARNQ encoded by the coding sequence ATGCCACTGATCCATATCATCTACATGAGCACGGCTCGTCACGAGTACGAGCCTGCCGAACTCAAGGCCATTCTCGACAGCTCAGCGCGCTACAACGCCCGTAATGGCATTACGGGCATGTTGCTCTATGCCGAGGGGTGTTTCATCCAGGTGCTGGAAGGTGAAGCCGAGGCGGTCGATGAGACCTATGCCCGCGTTGCGCGGGATGCGCGTCACTTCGGCCTGATCGAGCTGGAGCGCAGCGAGATCCCGGCCCGCAGCTTCGAGCAATGGAGCATGGGCTTCAAAAAGGTGACCGAAGAGGATATTCGGCGTCATCCCAACTTCGCGCCCTTCTTCGAGCACGGCTTCGACCCGGCCACCATCGGTGCTCAGCGCGGTCTGGCCTTCGATCTACTGCTGCTCTTTGCGCGCAATCAATAG
- a CDS encoding ammonium transporter — protein MNSTLIPRLFRPLLAIGLMLIPFLAFAQEEATLDTGDTAWMLTATALVLFMTIPGLSLFYAGLVRAKNVLSVLMQCFAITAMMSLLWAIYGYSLAYTDGGSLQSIIGGLDRLFLSGLTVDSLAGTIPESLYMTFQMTFAIITPALIVGAFAERMKFSAMLVFMAVWMTLVYVPIWHWVWGGGWIANLGAILGLTEKGGAALDFAGGTVVHINAGIAALMAAIVLGPRKGYPGTAMPPHNLGLTVMGASMLWVGWFGFNAGSELAADGTAGMAMTVTQLATATAALTWMFIEWINHGKPSVLGIATGAVAGLVAITPASGTAGPMGAIVIGFSGALFAFIAATKLKRKLGYDDSLDVWGVHGVAGIVGAILTGVFAAPFLGGSGLADGVEGIGVQVIIQFVSVVATLVYGGVLSWLILLGIKSTMGLRVTEEQETMGLDLSQHDERGYIL, from the coding sequence ATGAATTCGACTCTGATCCCACGCCTGTTCCGACCGTTGCTCGCGATCGGGCTGATGCTCATCCCCTTCCTGGCGTTCGCCCAGGAAGAGGCGACGCTCGACACCGGCGACACGGCCTGGATGCTGACGGCCACCGCGCTGGTGCTGTTCATGACCATCCCCGGACTCTCGCTGTTCTATGCCGGTCTGGTGCGCGCCAAGAACGTGCTCTCGGTGCTCATGCAGTGTTTCGCCATCACCGCGATGATGAGCTTGCTGTGGGCCATCTACGGCTATAGCCTGGCCTATACCGACGGCGGCTCGCTGCAATCGATCATCGGCGGTCTGGATCGCCTGTTCCTCTCGGGCCTGACGGTCGACTCGCTCGCCGGCACCATCCCCGAGTCGCTCTACATGACCTTCCAGATGACCTTCGCCATCATCACCCCGGCGCTCATCGTCGGCGCCTTCGCCGAGCGCATGAAGTTCTCGGCCATGCTGGTCTTCATGGCGGTCTGGATGACCCTGGTCTATGTACCGATCTGGCACTGGGTCTGGGGCGGCGGCTGGATCGCCAATCTGGGCGCCATCCTGGGACTCACCGAGAAAGGCGGCGCAGCGCTCGACTTCGCCGGCGGCACCGTGGTCCACATCAACGCCGGTATCGCCGCCCTCATGGCCGCGATCGTGCTCGGTCCGCGCAAGGGTTATCCGGGAACCGCCATGCCGCCGCACAACCTGGGCCTGACGGTGATGGGCGCCTCAATGCTGTGGGTCGGCTGGTTCGGCTTCAACGCCGGATCCGAGCTGGCCGCCGACGGCACCGCGGGCATGGCGATGACGGTCACCCAACTGGCCACGGCCACGGCGGCCCTGACCTGGATGTTCATCGAGTGGATCAATCACGGCAAACCCTCGGTGCTGGGTATCGCTACCGGCGCGGTCGCCGGTCTGGTCGCCATCACCCCGGCCTCGGGCACCGCCGGTCCCATGGGCGCGATCGTCATCGGCTTTTCCGGCGCGCTCTTCGCCTTCATCGCCGCGACCAAGCTCAAGCGCAAGCTCGGCTATGACGACTCGCTCGACGTCTGGGGCGTGCATGGTGTGGCCGGCATCGTCGGGGCCATCCTCACCGGCGTCTTCGCCGCGCCCTTCCTGGGCGGCTCCGGACTGGCCGACGGCGTCGAAGGTATCGGCGTGCAGGTGATCATCCAGTTCGTCTCGGTCGTGGCCACCCTGGTCTATGGCGGTGTCCTGAGCTGGCTGATCCTGCTGGGGATCAAGTCCACCATGGGTCTGCGTGTGACCGAAGAGCAGGAGACCATGGGTCTGGATCTCTCGCAGCACGACGAACGCGGCTACATCCTCTGA
- the glnK gene encoding P-II family nitrogen regulator, with amino-acid sequence MKLVSAVIKPFKLDDVREALGDIGVSGITVVEVKGFGRQKGHTELYRGAEYVVDFLPKIKVEIAVDDSMVDQVIEAISNAARTGKIGDGKIFVFELEQVIRIRTGETGADAL; translated from the coding sequence ATGAAACTGGTTTCAGCCGTCATCAAACCCTTCAAGCTCGACGACGTGCGCGAGGCACTCGGCGACATCGGCGTCTCGGGCATCACCGTCGTCGAGGTCAAGGGCTTCGGCCGACAGAAGGGCCACACCGAACTCTACCGCGGCGCCGAATACGTCGTGGACTTCCTGCCGAAGATCAAGGTCGAGATCGCCGTCGACGACAGCATGGTCGATCAGGTGATCGAGGCCATCAGCAACGCCGCCCGCACCGGCAAGATCGGCGACGGCAAGATCTTCGTCTTCGAACTCGAGCAGGTCATCCGCATCCGCACCGGCGAGACCGGCGCGGACGCGCTCTGA
- a CDS encoding TorF family putative porin: protein MKTQSIGALAAAGLLVIGASASQIALAEGPHSVSANIGAVSNYIWRGQSQTDDGPAIQGGLDYAHESGFSAGTWVSNVDFGDGTNYELDLYAGFGGSINDDLSYALKLTYYAYPDGRDLDFSEIGASATYKWLTAGVDYTFYGQADDAKGVPKSEANYIEGDLYYHASLDFELPYELGLSLRGGYYDFRYNDGGNDYAHWGVSISRKAGDFGTFSLNYDQIGRETYDDDPKVWVGWLKEF from the coding sequence ATGAAGACACAGAGCATCGGCGCACTCGCCGCAGCCGGCCTCCTGGTCATAGGCGCGAGCGCCTCTCAGATCGCACTCGCCGAGGGACCGCACTCGGTCAGCGCCAACATCGGTGCCGTGAGCAACTACATCTGGCGCGGCCAGAGCCAGACCGACGATGGTCCGGCCATCCAGGGCGGTCTGGACTATGCCCACGAGAGCGGCTTCTCGGCCGGTACCTGGGTGTCGAACGTCGACTTCGGCGACGGCACCAACTACGAACTCGATCTCTATGCCGGATTCGGCGGCTCGATCAACGACGACCTGAGCTACGCGCTCAAGCTCACTTACTACGCCTATCCCGACGGGCGCGATCTGGACTTCTCCGAGATCGGCGCCAGCGCCACCTACAAGTGGCTGACCGCCGGCGTCGATTACACCTTCTACGGTCAGGCCGACGACGCCAAAGGCGTGCCCAAGAGTGAGGCCAACTATATCGAAGGCGATCTCTACTACCACGCCAGTCTCGACTTCGAGCTGCCCTACGAACTGGGTCTGAGCCTGCGCGGCGGCTACTACGACTTCCGCTACAACGACGGCGGCAACGACTATGCCCACTGGGGCGTCTCGATCAGCCGCAAAGCCGGCGACTTCGGCACCTTCAGCCTCAACTACGACCAGATCGGACGCGAGACCTACGACGACGATCCCAAGGTCTGGGTCGGCTGGTTGAAGGAATTCTGA
- the ubiK gene encoding ubiquinone biosynthesis accessory factor UbiK — MLDPKHFDDLFQRLSTAMPKGLQVLQDDVNRNLRASLEAWLSRLDLVTREEFDVQSAVLARTREKLAALESQVAELERALAVSGGRAG, encoded by the coding sequence ATGTTGGATCCAAAACACTTCGACGATCTGTTCCAGCGCCTGTCGACGGCCATGCCGAAGGGGCTCCAGGTCTTGCAGGACGACGTCAACCGCAATCTGCGCGCCTCGCTGGAGGCCTGGCTGTCGCGGCTCGATCTGGTCACGCGCGAGGAGTTCGACGTGCAGTCGGCGGTGCTGGCGCGCACGCGCGAGAAACTCGCAGCGCTGGAATCCCAGGTCGCCGAGCTGGAGCGTGCGCTCGCCGTTTCCGGCGGTCGCGCGGGCTGA
- a CDS encoding YifB family Mg chelatase-like AAA ATPase, producing MGLCVLHSRGRLGIEAPPVTVEVQLSGGLPAMSIVGLPEMAVRESKDRVHGALVNNKFQIPNGRVTINLAPADLPKEGGRFDLPIALGTLGAMGQIRTDLLEHYEFIGELALSGALRPIQGVLPIALAARAAGRALILPEANAAEAAIVEGLEVRPAAHLREVCAHLNGAEPLAVQRGDDRFQLRPEYPDLSDVRGQEHGKRGLEIAASGGHSILMVGPPGTGKSMLAMRLPGLLPPLSESEALEAAAIRSVGGRDPFDPARWLERPFRSPHHTASAVALVGGGTHPRPGEISLAHHGVLFLDELPEFDRRVLEVLREPLESGWIDISRAARQVRFPARFQMVAAMNPCPCGYLGDSTGRCHCSTEQVARYRRRLSGPLLDRIDLHVEVLRLEVGQLTGPTPRTTETTAQVRARVMAARERQLARAGKPNAALAPAEIERDCVLDTAGRRLMEQALTRLALSARAYHRILKVARTIADLADAERIDTTHLSEAIGYRRLDRGVKV from the coding sequence TTGGGCCTGTGCGTATTGCACAGCCGCGGGCGGCTCGGGATCGAGGCCCCGCCCGTGACCGTGGAGGTCCAGCTCTCGGGCGGACTGCCCGCGATGTCGATCGTGGGTCTGCCCGAGATGGCGGTGCGCGAGAGCAAGGATCGAGTCCATGGCGCGCTCGTCAACAACAAATTCCAAATCCCCAACGGGCGGGTCACGATCAATCTCGCCCCCGCCGATCTGCCCAAGGAGGGCGGGCGCTTCGATCTGCCGATCGCGCTCGGCACCCTGGGCGCCATGGGCCAGATCAGGACCGATCTGCTCGAACACTACGAGTTCATCGGCGAGCTGGCCCTGTCCGGCGCGCTGCGCCCGATCCAGGGCGTGCTCCCGATCGCCCTGGCCGCGCGCGCGGCCGGTCGGGCGCTGATCCTGCCCGAGGCGAACGCCGCCGAGGCCGCCATCGTCGAGGGGTTGGAGGTGCGCCCGGCGGCGCATCTGCGCGAGGTCTGCGCCCATCTCAACGGCGCCGAACCGCTCGCCGTCCAGCGTGGCGACGATCGCTTCCAGCTCCGCCCCGAGTATCCGGACCTGTCCGATGTGCGCGGTCAGGAGCACGGCAAGCGCGGACTGGAGATCGCGGCGAGCGGCGGACACTCGATCCTGATGGTCGGACCGCCCGGCACCGGCAAATCGATGCTGGCCATGCGTCTGCCGGGCCTGCTGCCGCCATTGAGCGAGTCCGAGGCGCTGGAGGCGGCGGCGATCCGCTCGGTCGGCGGACGCGATCCTTTCGATCCGGCGCGCTGGCTGGAACGTCCCTTTCGCTCGCCGCATCACACCGCCTCGGCCGTGGCCCTGGTCGGCGGCGGCACCCATCCGCGACCGGGCGAGATCTCGCTGGCCCATCATGGCGTGCTCTTTCTCGACGAGCTGCCCGAGTTCGATCGCCGGGTGCTGGAGGTGTTGCGCGAGCCGCTGGAGTCGGGTTGGATCGACATCTCGCGAGCCGCGCGTCAGGTCCGCTTTCCGGCGCGCTTTCAGATGGTCGCGGCCATGAACCCCTGTCCCTGCGGCTATCTGGGCGACAGCACCGGACGCTGCCATTGCAGCACCGAGCAGGTGGCGCGGTATCGCCGACGCCTCTCAGGTCCGCTGCTCGACCGCATCGATCTGCATGTCGAGGTCTTGCGCCTGGAGGTGGGTCAGCTCACCGGACCGACGCCGCGTACGACCGAAACCACGGCCCAGGTGCGCGCCCGGGTGATGGCCGCGCGCGAACGCCAGCTCGCGCGCGCCGGTAAGCCCAATGCCGCCCTGGCGCCCGCCGAGATCGAGCGTGACTGCGTGCTCGACACCGCCGGCCGGCGGCTGATGGAACAGGCTCTGACGCGGCTCGCACTCTCGGCGCGCGCCTACCATCGCATCCTCAAGGTCGCGCGCACCATCGCCGATCTGGCCGACGCCGAGCGCATCGACACCACACATCTGAGCGAGGCCATCGGCTATCGACGGCTCGATCGGGGCGTGAAAGTTTGA
- a CDS encoding PilT/PilU family type 4a pilus ATPase, translating into MDRQQAANFMLDCLRKMTQKNGSDLFISAGFPPACKIHGRMTPMSTQALSGEQTNILVRSIMNDRQVRDFDAHKECNFAISPKGIGRFRVNAFVQQGLSGAVLRTINSGIPTIDELKLPPVLKEIVMNKRGLVLVVGGTGSGKSTSLAAMLGHRNANSYGHIITIEDPVEYVHPHINCLITQREVGVDTESWDAALVNTLRQAPDVILIGEIRTRETMEHAINFAETGHLCLSTLHANSANQALDRIINLFPEERRGQLLMDLSLNLNAIISQRLLPCTDGGRVAAVEIMLNSPLIQDLIFKGDVGGIKAVMKKSRELGMQTFDMALFDLYEAGKISYEDALRNADSMNGLRLAIKLEGRATREKDHFGSTDGLSILSDEDEEGGQDSSLFGESSPVSTIEDPPTRFTPNR; encoded by the coding sequence ATGGATCGTCAACAAGCCGCGAATTTCATGCTCGACTGTCTGCGCAAGATGACGCAGAAAAACGGGTCCGATCTCTTCATCTCGGCCGGATTCCCGCCCGCCTGCAAGATCCATGGGCGCATGACGCCGATGAGCACTCAGGCCCTGTCCGGCGAGCAGACCAATATTCTGGTGCGCTCGATCATGAACGATCGCCAGGTGCGCGACTTCGACGCGCACAAGGAGTGCAACTTCGCCATCAGTCCCAAGGGCATCGGGCGTTTTCGCGTCAATGCCTTCGTGCAGCAGGGGCTGTCGGGCGCGGTGCTGCGCACCATCAACTCCGGCATCCCGACCATCGACGAGCTGAAGCTGCCGCCGGTGCTCAAAGAGATCGTGATGAACAAGCGCGGCCTGGTGCTCGTGGTCGGCGGCACCGGCTCGGGCAAGTCGACCTCGCTCGCGGCCATGCTCGGGCATCGCAACGCCAACAGTTACGGCCACATCATCACCATCGAAGACCCGGTCGAATACGTGCACCCGCACATCAACTGTCTGATCACGCAGCGCGAGGTCGGCGTCGATACCGAGAGCTGGGATGCCGCGCTCGTCAACACCCTGCGTCAGGCTCCGGACGTGATCCTGATCGGCGAGATCCGCACCCGCGAGACCATGGAGCATGCGATCAACTTCGCCGAGACCGGACACCTCTGTCTCTCGACCCTGCACGCCAACAGTGCCAACCAGGCGCTCGACCGCATCATCAACCTCTTCCCCGAGGAGCGCCGCGGTCAGCTCCTGATGGACCTCTCGCTCAATCTCAACGCCATCATCTCGCAGCGTCTGCTGCCCTGCACCGACGGCGGCCGTGTCGCCGCCGTCGAGATCATGCTCAACTCGCCGCTGATCCAGGATCTGATCTTCAAAGGCGATGTCGGCGGCATCAAGGCAGTCATGAAGAAGTCGCGCGAACTCGGGATGCAGACCTTCGACATGGCGCTGTTCGATCTCTACGAAGCCGGCAAGATCAGCTATGAGGATGCCCTGCGCAACGCCGATTCCATGAACGGTCTGCGTCTGGCGATCAAGCTGGAAGGACGCGCGACGCGCGAGAAGGATCACTTCGGCAGCACCGATGGCCTGTCGATCCTGAGCGACGAGGACGAAGAGGGCGGCCAGGATTCGAGTCTGTTCGGCGAGTCCTCGCCGGTCTCGACCATCGAAGACCCGCCGACACGCTTCACGCCGAATCGATGA
- a CDS encoding PilT/PilU family type 4a pilus ATPase, with translation MDIKPYLELMVKHKASDLFFAAGTQVKIKIEGVIRSVGETVLTAEACRAAVEGIMTPEQIKELERERELDFAIALEGKARFRVNAYFQRGQPAMVLRYIRANVPTIEELNVPPILSQLIMHKRGIILMVGATGSGKSTTLAAMINHRNRNSTGHIVTIEDPIEFTHTHQQCIVSQREIGIDTKSYANALKSVLREAPDVVLIGEIRTRETMEAAIELAGTGHLAISTLHANNAYQAMERIINMFPQEMHKTLFMDLSAYMRAILSQRLVRTKDGSRCAAIEILVNTPHIADLIRDGRVDAINEAMQESSAGGMCTFDDALLALYNAGTITMEEALANADSAANLEAKIHFG, from the coding sequence ATGGACATCAAGCCCTATCTCGAACTCATGGTCAAGCACAAGGCTTCGGACTTGTTCTTCGCCGCCGGCACCCAGGTCAAGATCAAGATCGAGGGCGTGATCCGCTCGGTCGGCGAGACGGTGCTGACGGCGGAGGCCTGTCGGGCGGCGGTCGAGGGCATCATGACCCCCGAGCAGATCAAGGAACTGGAACGCGAGCGGGAGCTGGATTTCGCCATCGCCCTGGAAGGCAAGGCACGCTTCCGCGTCAACGCCTATTTCCAGCGCGGTCAGCCGGCGATGGTGTTGCGCTACATCCGCGCCAATGTGCCCACGATCGAGGAACTCAACGTCCCGCCGATCCTCTCGCAGTTGATCATGCACAAGCGCGGGATCATCCTCATGGTCGGCGCCACCGGCTCGGGCAAGTCGACCACGCTCGCGGCCATGATCAATCATCGCAATCGCAATTCGACCGGCCACATCGTCACCATCGAGGATCCGATCGAGTTCACCCACACCCACCAGCAGTGCATCGTCAGCCAGCGTGAGATCGGCATCGACACCAAGAGCTATGCCAACGCGCTCAAGAGCGTGCTGCGCGAGGCGCCGGACGTGGTGCTGATCGGTGAGATTCGTACCCGCGAGACCATGGAGGCGGCGATCGAGCTGGCCGGAACCGGACATCTGGCGATCTCGACCCTGCATGCCAACAATGCCTATCAAGCCATGGAACGCATCATCAACATGTTTCCGCAGGAAATGCACAAGACGCTGTTCATGGATCTCTCGGCCTACATGCGCGCCATCCTGTCGCAGCGTCTGGTGCGTACCAAGGACGGCTCGCGCTGTGCGGCGATCGAGATCCTCGTCAACACGCCGCACATCGCCGACCTGATCCGCGACGGACGGGTCGACGCCATCAACGAGGCGATGCAGGAAAGCAGTGCCGGGGGCATGTGCACCTTCGACGACGCGCTGCTGGCGCTCTACAACGCCGGCACCATCACCATGGAAGAGGCCCTGGCGAATGCCGACTCGGCGGCCAATCTGGAGGCGAAGATCCATTTCGGCTGA